In Bacteroidales bacterium, one genomic interval encodes:
- a CDS encoding glycosyltransferase family 4 protein, protein MDLKEKKKVLIITYYWPPSGGVGVHRCLKFAKYLRDFGWEPVVYTAENAHYPYFDDTNFVHIPEGITILKQPIWEPYNMFKLASGRKPSSAMNNPVHVRDKRTWVDNLAIWIRGNFFIPDARKFWIKPSVKYLSKWLKENHIDAILSDGPPHTNTVIACRLSKTFNIPWLADYQDPWTQVDYYKLLKLTRWAHKKHVRMEQEAFNTAAKTTIASPTWKKDLESIGAKNVDVIFWGYDEQEFQAVTSNLDAKFSITHAGMLGFDRLPETFFKVLGDMKKETESFSENLSIQFPGMVDYSIVEELRKNNLLENCWLPGTISRTDAIERTFNSQVLFLPLNKAENAQGRIPGKLFECLRARRPILVLGPNNSDVKKIVEQNFSGNSFEYDDYKGIRTFVENRYNLFLNNNNSVQSANIEQYSVKNQVGKVAEYLNEISK, encoded by the coding sequence ATGGATTTAAAAGAGAAAAAGAAAGTTCTAATAATAACATATTATTGGCCCCCTTCAGGTGGTGTTGGTGTCCATCGTTGCTTAAAGTTTGCTAAATATCTACGTGACTTTGGGTGGGAACCTGTGGTTTATACTGCTGAAAATGCTCACTATCCATATTTTGATGATACAAACTTTGTTCACATCCCGGAAGGAATAACAATATTAAAGCAACCTATTTGGGAGCCCTACAATATGTTTAAATTAGCGTCTGGACGTAAGCCTTCAAGTGCAATGAACAATCCTGTTCATGTCAGAGACAAACGCACGTGGGTTGATAACCTTGCTATTTGGATACGTGGTAACTTTTTTATACCAGATGCCCGTAAATTTTGGATTAAACCTTCGGTAAAATATCTCTCTAAATGGTTAAAAGAGAACCATATAGATGCTATTTTAAGCGATGGTCCTCCACACACAAATACTGTGATAGCCTGTCGGTTATCTAAAACATTCAATATCCCTTGGTTAGCTGACTACCAAGACCCCTGGACACAAGTAGATTACTATAAGCTGCTGAAACTCACACGTTGGGCACATAAAAAACATGTAAGAATGGAGCAAGAAGCCTTTAATACCGCAGCTAAAACCACCATTGCAAGTCCTACATGGAAAAAGGATTTGGAATCGATTGGCGCAAAAAATGTAGATGTGATATTCTGGGGCTACGACGAACAAGAGTTCCAGGCAGTAACATCTAACTTAGATGCCAAATTTTCAATAACACACGCTGGCATGCTTGGCTTTGATCGTTTACCTGAAACTTTTTTTAAGGTTTTAGGTGATATGAAAAAAGAGACAGAAAGTTTTTCAGAAAATTTAAGCATTCAATTCCCCGGAATGGTCGATTACAGTATTGTTGAAGAATTAAGAAAGAATAACCTTTTAGAAAATTGTTGGTTACCCGGCACCATTAGTCGTACCGATGCCATTGAACGTACATTTAACAGTCAGGTTCTGTTTCTTCCATTAAATAAAGCAGAAAACGCACAAGGACGTATTCCCGGCAAGCTGTTTGAATGTTTAAGAGCACGTCGCCCTATTTTAGTATTGGGTCCTAACAACTCTGACGTCAAAAAAATTGTTGAACAAAACTTCTCTGGAAATAGTTTTGAGTATGATGATTATAAAGGAATACGTACCTTTGTCGAAAATAGATACAATCTGTTCTTAAATAACAACAACAGTGTTCAATCCGCTAATATTGAACAATATTCGGTAAAAAATCAAGTTGGCAAAGTGGCTGAGTATCTAAATGAAATTAGCAAATGA
- a CDS encoding DUF4271 domain-containing protein, whose amino-acid sequence MIMPQTDLNINPTDSVKPAENNDTVDNLLTQPSDIPVYDVLAKKQFASPEKIELIKESFILTPLKTVNKRASFKEYDPITNKIVVSGSKQIEDIKSPKITPREKITTPTETISDIEKTDTVKLTEKTQFTFDIFSNKIIKEGDTPQYTIFPIVEPIQKADTHLISGQLINRRPKSEIKQFTNIDWVTGFNIIILILIVYTRVVFGKFFKPMFQSTFVYNLSVRIFNEKNLVFNRFFNILNILFLLSLPAFITLSLDFYGFRIYNFNFWQHYLIFLALHLVIIFIKKSINLFIGSLFRINNIIAEYTFQGNLFLKISGLLIIPIIIIIPYLPEKIVEFFIIAIVTVLLLLYFIRILRLFLITIRKGFSIFYLILYFCTLEIGPCLIIFKILNKSI is encoded by the coding sequence ATGATTATGCCCCAAACAGACCTAAATATTAATCCAACCGATTCGGTAAAACCTGCCGAAAACAATGATACAGTCGATAATTTGCTGACACAACCATCAGACATTCCTGTTTATGATGTTTTAGCAAAAAAACAGTTTGCTTCACCCGAAAAAATCGAACTTATTAAAGAATCATTTATATTAACACCTTTAAAAACAGTAAACAAAAGAGCCTCTTTTAAAGAGTACGACCCTATTACAAATAAAATAGTTGTATCAGGAAGTAAACAAATTGAAGATATTAAGTCCCCAAAAATAACTCCTCGAGAGAAAATTACGACCCCTACGGAAACAATATCAGACATTGAAAAAACTGATACAGTCAAGTTAACAGAAAAAACTCAGTTTACTTTTGATATATTTTCAAACAAAATTATCAAAGAAGGCGACACACCGCAATATACTATTTTCCCTATTGTAGAGCCTATACAAAAAGCAGACACTCACCTTATTAGCGGACAACTCATTAACAGACGACCCAAATCTGAGATAAAACAGTTTACCAATATTGATTGGGTTACAGGATTTAATATCATTATTCTTATTCTTATAGTGTATACCAGAGTTGTTTTCGGCAAGTTTTTTAAACCTATGTTCCAATCCACGTTTGTGTATAACCTATCAGTTCGTATTTTTAACGAAAAAAACTTAGTTTTCAACCGATTCTTTAATATTTTAAACATACTTTTTTTACTTTCTTTACCAGCCTTTATAACACTTTCTTTAGATTTTTATGGGTTCAGAATTTATAATTTTAATTTTTGGCAACACTATTTAATTTTTTTAGCTCTACACCTTGTTATAATATTTATTAAAAAGTCTATAAATTTATTTATAGGTTCATTATTTCGCATAAACAATATTATTGCAGAATACACTTTTCAGGGAAATCTGTTCCTTAAAATTTCTGGATTACTAATAATTCCAATAATTATCATTATTCCTTACTTGCCTGAAAAAATCGTTGAATTTTTTATTATAGCCATTGTTACAGTTTTATTGCTGTTATATTTTATACGAATTCTTCGTCTTTTTTTAATTACAATTCGCAAAGGATTTTCTATTTTCTATTTGATTTTGTATTTTTGCACCCTAGAAATTGGTCCCTGCTTAATTATTTTTAAAATTCTTAACAAATCAATTTAA
- a CDS encoding uroporphyrinogen-III synthase — MKIKRILVSQPAPETEKNPYSELAEKHGVAFEFRQFIRVQGVSARDFRKERINFQDYGAIIFTSRVAVDHYFRLCEELRFSVPDSMKYMCISESVAVYLQKYIVYRKRKISFGNGQFEDLIKTIQKNKNENFLVPLSDIHNQEIPNRLKEEKIKFQPAVLYHTVSSNLSDINLDDYDAIIFFSPGGIASLFENFPDFVQNNKILGAFGPTTHAAMREAGLTLNIEAPTPEAPSMIMAIDHYITEVNKKK, encoded by the coding sequence TTGAAAATCAAACGAATTTTAGTCTCGCAGCCAGCTCCCGAGACAGAAAAAAATCCATACTCTGAGCTTGCAGAAAAACATGGAGTAGCATTCGAATTTCGACAATTTATCCGCGTTCAGGGCGTTTCTGCCAGAGATTTTCGCAAGGAACGTATAAATTTTCAAGATTATGGAGCCATAATTTTCACATCTCGTGTAGCAGTGGATCACTATTTTCGTTTGTGCGAAGAGTTGCGGTTCTCTGTACCCGATTCAATGAAATATATGTGTATTTCGGAATCAGTAGCTGTATATCTGCAAAAATATATTGTTTATAGAAAACGAAAAATCTCTTTCGGAAACGGACAATTTGAAGATTTAATTAAAACTATACAAAAAAATAAAAACGAAAACTTTTTAGTTCCACTATCCGATATACACAACCAGGAAATACCAAACCGACTTAAGGAAGAAAAAATAAAATTTCAACCTGCTGTATTATACCATACTGTTTCAAGCAATTTATCAGACATTAATTTGGACGACTACGACGCCATAATATTCTTCTCTCCCGGAGGAATAGCCTCATTGTTTGAAAACTTTCCCGATTTTGTTCAAAACAATAAAATTCTCGGAGCATTTGGACCAACTACACATGCAGCAATGCGTGAAGCAGGATTGACACTTAACATTGAAGCACCAACACCAGAAGCTCCTTCAATGATTATGGCAATCGACCATTATATTACAGAAGTTAATAAAAAGAAGTAG
- a CDS encoding DUF3098 domain-containing protein, whose translation MKEEDFAISRKNARLLLLGFGIVVLGFILMIGGAPSSPEVWYPNNDPSQTPEMFSFVRITLAPIIVIAGFVFNIWVIMRDQTATK comes from the coding sequence ATGAAAGAAGAAGATTTTGCTATCTCACGTAAAAATGCACGTCTTTTACTGTTAGGATTTGGCATAGTTGTTTTAGGATTTATTTTAATGATAGGGGGTGCTCCCTCATCACCAGAAGTTTGGTATCCAAACAACGATCCTAGTCAAACTCCCGAGATGTTTTCGTTCGTTAGAATTACCCTTGCTCCAATTATTGTTATAGCTGGATTTGTTTTCAATATTTGGGTAATAATGCGAGATCAAACAGCAACAAAATAG
- a CDS encoding oligosaccharide flippase family protein: MNQFKKLAGQTVIYGLGSVIPRILNYILLTPFYTRVLHSVADYGTHSYLYSFSAFIIILLTFGMETTFFRYAKNRGIENVFTTSYYFLLANALAFSLLVLIFQVDIAKAIGINNIKYLWYFIGIIFFDVVTAIPFSALRYNEKAKTFALLKIVNIIINIVINLIYLWLIPLLINKYGFNFDRIFSQDNLLEYTFRANLIASFCTFLLLIPHTKSYFKKFQLPLFKEMIVYSFPIMISGILGMINEVADKILLKYLLPKDVSAFEQIGIYAANYKLAALITIFNSMFRYALEPFFFKVYGNKDSKDIYALISKYYLIFGAFVLLVIVLYIDIFKFFIGSKYHEGLHIVPIILFSNLIFGLYYTMGVWYKVIDKTYFSAYFSLVGAVLTILGNYLLIPIFGYTGSALATLICYSAMLFLTIYYERIYYRINYDYKFMINLILITVLIVILSYFVKTDNLYIKLLFSSILIVGYVIFVVLSNKEIKDIVSNYVRGKNSNK; the protein is encoded by the coding sequence ATGAATCAATTTAAAAAGTTGGCTGGACAAACCGTAATTTACGGATTAGGTTCAGTTATACCAAGAATATTAAATTATATTCTTTTAACACCCTTTTATACACGTGTTCTACATTCGGTTGCCGATTATGGAACACACTCTTATCTTTATTCTTTTAGTGCTTTCATTATTATCCTCTTAACTTTTGGAATGGAGACAACCTTTTTCCGATATGCCAAAAATAGGGGAATAGAGAATGTATTTACAACATCATATTATTTTCTTCTCGCTAATGCTTTAGCTTTTAGTTTGTTAGTTTTAATTTTTCAAGTAGATATTGCTAAAGCTATTGGAATTAATAATATTAAATATCTATGGTATTTTATTGGAATTATATTTTTCGACGTTGTTACTGCAATACCATTTTCTGCGTTAAGATATAATGAGAAAGCAAAAACTTTTGCTCTTTTAAAGATTGTTAATATTATAATTAACATTGTTATTAATTTGATTTACTTGTGGTTAATACCTCTCTTAATAAACAAGTATGGATTTAATTTTGATAGAATCTTTTCCCAAGATAATCTACTTGAATATACATTTAGAGCAAATCTAATAGCTAGTTTTTGTACATTTCTTTTGCTAATCCCGCACACAAAATCATATTTTAAAAAGTTTCAATTACCTCTGTTCAAAGAGATGATTGTTTACTCGTTTCCTATAATGATTAGTGGTATTTTAGGTATGATTAATGAAGTGGCAGATAAAATCTTACTTAAATATTTGTTACCCAAAGATGTATCAGCTTTCGAACAAATTGGGATTTATGCAGCTAATTATAAATTAGCTGCATTGATAACAATTTTTAATTCAATGTTTAGATATGCGCTCGAACCCTTTTTCTTTAAAGTATATGGTAATAAAGATAGTAAAGATATATATGCCTTAATTTCAAAGTATTATTTGATTTTTGGTGCCTTCGTTCTTTTAGTAATAGTTTTGTATATAGATATTTTTAAATTTTTTATTGGGTCAAAATATCATGAAGGATTACATATTGTTCCTATCATTTTATTTTCTAATTTAATTTTTGGTTTATACTACACTATGGGTGTTTGGTATAAGGTTATTGATAAAACATATTTTTCTGCGTATTTTTCATTGGTAGGAGCAGTTTTAACAATTCTTGGTAACTATCTATTAATTCCAATTTTTGGTTATACGGGTTCTGCTTTAGCCACTTTGATTTGTTATAGTGCAATGTTATTTCTTACAATTTACTATGAGCGAATCTATTATAGAATAAATTATGATTATAAGTTTATGATTAACCTTATCTTAATTACGGTGTTAATTGTTATATTAAGTTATTTTGTTAAAACAGATAACCTTTATATAAAACTTCTGTTTAGTTCTATTTTAATAGTAGGTTATGTTATATTTGTAGTTTTGTCAAACAAAGAGATTAAAGATATCGTTTCGAATTATGTTAGAGGTAAAAATTCAAATAAGTGA
- the nadA gene encoding quinolinate synthase NadA has translation MIYNEMFKNGFIEEEIPHGINLVNEINKLKKEKNAIILGHYYLSPDVQNISDFLGDSLALAQEAQKTEADIILFAGIVFMAETAKILNPSKKVLIPDLNAGCSLSDSCNPKDFKEFISKYPDHKVITYINSSTQVKILSDIICTSSNAVKIVQSIPKSQKIIFAPDENLGKYVEMMSGRKMVLWKGACHVHKRFSLPKILQLKKDNPDALIISHPECQQDIIQHSDFVGSTSALLNYVTTHSAQKFIIVTEPGIIHQMKLKNKNKIFISAPPENSDRVCNECNYMKLNNLKKIYLTLKYELPEINFSEDIRLKASKPLEEMIKLS, from the coding sequence ATGATATATAATGAAATGTTTAAAAATGGATTTATAGAAGAGGAAATTCCGCATGGAATTAATTTAGTTAATGAGATTAATAAACTTAAAAAAGAAAAAAATGCAATTATATTAGGGCATTATTATCTTTCTCCTGACGTTCAAAATATATCTGATTTTCTTGGCGATAGCCTTGCACTTGCACAAGAAGCACAAAAAACCGAAGCTGACATTATTTTGTTTGCCGGTATTGTTTTTATGGCAGAAACAGCTAAAATATTAAACCCCTCTAAAAAGGTTTTAATTCCTGATTTAAATGCAGGTTGTTCATTATCTGATAGTTGTAATCCAAAAGACTTTAAAGAGTTTATTTCAAAATACCCCGATCATAAAGTTATTACTTATATAAATAGCTCAACACAAGTAAAAATTTTATCAGATATTATTTGTACGAGTAGCAATGCAGTAAAAATAGTCCAAAGCATTCCTAAAAGTCAAAAGATAATTTTTGCTCCGGACGAAAATTTGGGTAAATACGTGGAAATGATGTCAGGTAGAAAAATGGTTTTATGGAAAGGTGCTTGTCACGTTCATAAGAGATTTAGTTTACCGAAAATTTTACAACTGAAAAAAGATAATCCTGATGCATTAATAATTTCACATCCAGAATGTCAGCAAGATATAATACAACATTCTGATTTTGTAGGAAGTACATCAGCACTTCTAAATTATGTTACAACACATTCAGCACAGAAATTTATTATTGTAACAGAGCCGGGTATTATTCATCAAATGAAATTGAAAAACAAAAATAAGATATTTATTTCTGCACCTCCTGAGAATTCAGACCGTGTTTGCAATGAATGTAACTATATGAAATTAAATAATTTAAAGAAAATTTATTTGACTCTTAAATATGAACTTCCTGAGATAAATTTTTCTGAAGATATAAGGTTAAAAGCCTCGAAACCATTAGAAGAGATGATTAAATTGAGTTAA
- a CDS encoding 5-methyltetrahydrofolate--homocysteine methyltransferase — translation MSSRSQLLIKQLEQKILILDGAIGTMIQQLNLVEKEFRGDLFVSHSQNIKGNYDILNLYQPEIVKNIYKQYLEAGADIITTNTFNANSISQTNYGLENHIYEINYKGAKLACSVAAEYNTPAKPRFVAGSIGPTSQMLSYSIVVNNPISKGITFDMLVDSYYDQVRGLYDGGINIFLIETICDIQNAKAAISAIKRLYSQTENEMPIILSATIDKAGRILSGQTLEDFYVSLKYSEALSFGLNCAFGAEYLKPYVKLLSKISSTFITVYPNAGLPNEFGQYAQSATEMANIIEELCGAGLVNIVGGCCGTTPEYIAAIANMTAKYKPRKVFKY, via the coding sequence ATGAGTAGTAGAAGTCAATTGCTTATCAAACAGTTAGAACAAAAAATTCTTATTCTTGACGGAGCAATAGGAACCATGATACAGCAATTAAATCTTGTTGAGAAGGAGTTTCGTGGAGATCTGTTTGTAAGTCATTCCCAGAATATTAAGGGAAATTATGATATTTTGAATTTATATCAGCCAGAAATTGTTAAAAATATTTATAAACAATATCTTGAGGCAGGTGCTGATATTATTACAACAAATACATTTAACGCAAACTCAATATCACAGACAAATTACGGTTTAGAAAATCATATTTATGAGATCAATTATAAGGGAGCAAAGCTTGCATGTTCTGTTGCCGCAGAATATAATACTCCAGCGAAACCTCGATTTGTTGCTGGCAGTATAGGTCCTACTAGTCAAATGTTGAGTTATTCTATAGTTGTTAACAATCCTATCTCCAAAGGGATTACATTTGATATGCTAGTTGATTCATATTACGATCAGGTAAGGGGTTTGTATGATGGCGGGATAAATATTTTTCTTATAGAGACAATTTGCGATATTCAAAATGCCAAGGCTGCAATATCTGCTATAAAAAGATTGTATAGCCAAACAGAAAACGAAATGCCTATAATTTTGTCGGCGACAATAGACAAAGCAGGTCGCATTTTATCTGGTCAAACGCTAGAAGACTTTTATGTTTCTCTCAAGTATTCAGAAGCTTTGAGTTTTGGTTTAAATTGCGCTTTCGGAGCCGAGTATTTAAAGCCTTATGTCAAACTACTCTCAAAAATATCATCAACATTTATAACTGTTTATCCCAATGCAGGATTGCCAAATGAATTTGGTCAGTACGCTCAATCAGCTACTGAGATGGCAAACATTATTGAGGAGCTATGTGGTGCAGGGTTGGTAAATATTGTAGGCGGGTGTTGCGGAACAACACCCGAATATATTGCGGCTATTGCTAATATGACTGCTAAATATAAACCGAGAAAAGTGTTTAAATATTAA
- a CDS encoding cell division protein FtsX, whose amino-acid sequence MGFLIINARKISVHVKENIGISIILHENVKEADILRMQKGFETQSYVRSTRYISKEQAAKELQEDLGEDFVQFIGHNPLPVSIEIKLTAEYANNDSIKAIENRLKKSDQIKEVWYQKNLIALVNDNIHKISLIILGFALVLFFISLVLINNTIHLAIYSKRFLIKTMELVGATKQFILAPFIRTGVFHGIISGLIAIILLSGIIYVGNNQFPELHIFDNFTAISILYVFVIILGVIISLFSTLFAVNKYLKINTDKLYF is encoded by the coding sequence ATGGGCTTTTTAATCATCAACGCCCGTAAAATTAGTGTACACGTAAAAGAAAACATAGGAATAAGCATAATTTTACATGAAAATGTAAAAGAGGCCGATATTTTACGAATGCAAAAGGGCTTTGAAACACAATCGTATGTACGCTCAACTCGATACATAAGCAAAGAACAAGCTGCTAAAGAATTACAGGAAGATTTGGGTGAAGATTTTGTTCAATTTATTGGTCACAATCCTCTGCCAGTTTCAATAGAAATTAAGCTTACAGCAGAATATGCAAACAATGATTCAATAAAAGCCATTGAAAACAGGTTAAAAAAATCTGATCAAATAAAAGAGGTATGGTATCAAAAAAATCTGATTGCCTTAGTTAATGACAATATTCACAAAATCAGTCTCATAATTTTAGGATTTGCATTGGTACTGTTTTTTATATCATTAGTACTGATTAATAATACGATACATTTGGCAATCTACTCAAAACGGTTTTTAATTAAAACCATGGAATTGGTCGGTGCTACTAAACAATTTATACTAGCGCCTTTTATTAGAACTGGAGTTTTTCACGGTATAATTAGTGGACTTATTGCAATAATACTACTTAGTGGTATTATATACGTAGGAAATAATCAATTCCCTGAATTACATATATTTGATAATTTTACAGCAATATCAATATTATACGTATTTGTAATAATTCTAGGTGTAATTATTAGCTTGTTTTCTACTTTGTTTGCAGTTAATAAATATCTAAAAATCAACACGGATAAATTATATTTTTAA
- the truB gene encoding tRNA pseudouridine(55) synthase TruB codes for MYNTDINTVKTNLISGEILLFDKPYKWTSFDVVNKVKWTVSRSLKLKKLKIGHAGTLDPLATGLLILCTGQKTKNIEAIQNQPKRYIATISLGNTTPSYDLETQITQTWSVDNISEIDVLSVLKKLTGTILQEPPLFSAKWVNGIRAYDLARNGDSKKLEPVEVNIYENKLLEYSQNEIKLEILCSKGTYIRAIARDIGTMLNNGAYLKELQRVEIGDFKLSNAQDVESYCDKIKQLANTQ; via the coding sequence ATGTATAACACTGATATTAATACAGTAAAAACCAATTTAATAAGTGGAGAAATTCTTCTTTTCGACAAACCATACAAATGGACCTCTTTTGATGTTGTCAACAAAGTTAAATGGACTGTAAGCAGATCTCTTAAACTAAAAAAACTTAAAATAGGTCATGCCGGCACGTTGGACCCTTTAGCAACAGGATTATTAATATTATGCACCGGACAAAAAACAAAAAATATTGAAGCGATTCAAAATCAACCTAAAAGATATATTGCAACTATAAGTCTTGGAAACACAACACCATCTTATGATTTAGAAACACAAATAACCCAAACTTGGTCTGTTGATAATATTTCCGAAATTGATGTACTTTCGGTATTAAAAAAACTAACAGGAACTATTTTGCAAGAACCCCCTTTATTCTCAGCAAAATGGGTAAACGGCATAAGAGCTTATGATTTAGCACGAAATGGCGACTCAAAAAAACTCGAACCTGTTGAAGTCAATATTTATGAAAACAAACTCTTAGAATATTCACAAAACGAGATAAAATTAGAGATACTTTGTTCCAAAGGAACTTATATAAGAGCAATAGCTCGCGATATTGGTACAATGCTTAACAATGGAGCATATCTTAAAGAACTTCAACGAGTTGAAATAGGAGATTTTAAATTAAGTAACGCTCAAGATGTTGAATCTTATTGTGACAAAATTAAACAACTTGCAAACACACAATAA
- a CDS encoding undecaprenyl-diphosphate phosphatase translates to MDILKAIILGAIQGITEFLPISSSGHLMIGETLLNTKGEDSLLFTVLVHGATVLSTLVVFRKEILEIFKGLLKFRWNEETKYTVKIFISMIPIAIVGLFFKDYVENIFASKSIAFIGYMLLITAALLFFAWLNKSNNKKDVGFFNAFIIGIAQAIAVIPGISRSGATISTALILKIDRAKAAKFSFLMVIIPILGENFLDLMKGNITAATPTSSLIAGFITAFVVGLFACKFMIKMVTNGRLHYFAIYCAIVGLSVILFL, encoded by the coding sequence ATGGATATTTTAAAGGCTATTATTTTGGGTGCAATTCAGGGAATTACTGAATTTTTACCCATATCAAGCTCTGGGCACTTAATGATAGGCGAAACTTTGCTTAACACAAAAGGCGAAGATAGTTTACTGTTTACCGTTTTAGTACATGGAGCAACGGTTTTAAGTACATTAGTGGTTTTTAGAAAGGAAATTTTAGAAATTTTTAAAGGACTTTTAAAATTTCGATGGAACGAAGAAACCAAATACACTGTAAAAATTTTTATATCCATGATTCCGATTGCTATTGTGGGGTTGTTTTTTAAAGATTATGTGGAAAATATTTTTGCAAGCAAGAGTATCGCTTTTATTGGATATATGTTGTTAATTACAGCAGCATTACTATTTTTTGCATGGCTAAATAAAAGTAATAATAAAAAGGATGTTGGATTTTTCAATGCATTTATAATAGGAATTGCACAAGCAATTGCAGTTATACCTGGTATCAGCCGAAGTGGTGCAACTATTTCAACAGCACTTATTTTAAAAATAGATAGAGCTAAAGCTGCAAAATTCTCTTTCCTTATGGTAATAATTCCAATACTTGGCGAAAATTTCTTAGATCTAATGAAAGGAAATATTACAGCAGCAACACCAACATCATCACTTATTGCAGGATTTATTACAGCATTTGTAGTTGGACTATTCGCCTGTAAGTTCATGATAAAAATGGTAACAAATGGACGATTGCACTATTTTGCAATATATTGTGCCATAGTTGGTCTTTCTGTAATACTATTTTTGTAA
- the queA gene encoding tRNA preQ1(34) S-adenosylmethionine ribosyltransferase-isomerase QueA: protein MKLSQFQYSLPDKLIALNPTHNRDESRLMVVNRATGEIEHKIFREILDYFKENDLLVFNDTKVFPARLHGTKEKTGADIEVFLLRELNRDQRLWDVLVDPARKIRIGNKLYFGKDSELVAEVIDNTTSRGRTLRFLFDGTHEEFKKILYKLGETPLPKFINRQVEPEDSERYQTIFATHEGAVAAPTAGMHFSRELLKRFEILGAKRTFITLHAGLGNFREVEVEDLTRHKMDSEQIVVSNETVEMVCEAHKNRNSICAVGTTVLKTLETVTTTTGNIKPFEGWTNKFIFPPYEVTIVDKLISNFHLPKSTLLMMVAAFGGYDIIMNAYNEAIKEKYRFGSYGDAMLII, encoded by the coding sequence ATGAAGTTATCGCAGTTTCAATACAGCTTACCTGACAAACTGATTGCTTTAAACCCAACTCATAACCGTGATGAATCACGATTAATGGTGGTAAATAGAGCTACCGGTGAGATTGAACACAAAATTTTTCGCGAAATTTTGGATTATTTCAAAGAAAATGATCTCTTAGTGTTTAACGATACTAAAGTATTTCCCGCCCGATTACACGGAACCAAAGAGAAAACTGGCGCAGACATTGAAGTTTTTCTCTTACGCGAACTAAACCGTGATCAACGATTATGGGACGTTTTAGTCGATCCTGCACGTAAAATTCGGATAGGAAATAAACTCTATTTCGGTAAAGATAGCGAACTAGTTGCCGAAGTTATTGATAACACCACTTCACGCGGTCGTACATTACGTTTTTTATTTGACGGTACACACGAGGAGTTTAAAAAAATTCTGTATAAACTCGGAGAAACTCCTCTTCCAAAGTTTATCAACAGACAAGTAGAACCCGAAGATTCAGAAAGATATCAAACAATATTTGCAACTCACGAAGGCGCTGTTGCTGCTCCAACAGCAGGAATGCATTTTAGCAGAGAACTGTTAAAACGTTTTGAAATACTTGGGGCTAAACGAACATTTATTACCCTACATGCAGGCTTAGGAAACTTTAGAGAGGTTGAAGTAGAAGACCTTACTAGACACAAAATGGACTCTGAACAAATAGTAGTAAGCAATGAAACTGTAGAAATGGTTTGCGAAGCACACAAAAATAGAAATAGTATTTGTGCAGTAGGAACAACCGTTCTTAAAACTCTTGAAACTGTTACAACAACGACTGGTAATATCAAACCTTTCGAAGGATGGACAAATAAATTTATTTTCCCTCCATATGAAGTTACTATTGTTGACAAGCTGATATCAAACTTTCATCTCCCAAAATCAACATTATTGATGATGGTGGCTGCTTTTGGCGGTTACGATATTATTATGAATGCTTATAACGAAGCAATTAAAGAGAAATATAGATTTGGTTCATACGGAGACGCTATGCTGATTATATAA